One genomic window of Desulfatirhabdium butyrativorans DSM 18734 includes the following:
- a CDS encoding transposase zinc-binding domain-containing protein, whose amino-acid sequence MEINSQAKIYHPRNPQESPLWQLLNTHFAEFESCYDRRFARDYGFYRAVVPHVVNNYLECGDLHEGFARVCCPDCHHEYLLAFSCRGRWFCPSCHSKKVV is encoded by the coding sequence ATGGAAATAAATAGCCAGGCGAAAATATACCATCCGAGAAATCCGCAGGAATCGCCACTCTGGCAGTTACTGAATACGCACTTTGCCGAGTTCGAATCCTGTTATGACCGACGCTTTGCTCGTGACTACGGTTTCTACCGGGCGGTGGTCCCTCATGTCGTCAACAATTATCTGGAGTGTGGTGATCTGCATGAAGGGTTCGCTCGTGTTTGCTGTCCTGACTGTCATCATGAATATCTGCTTGCGTTCTCATGCCGTGGTCGTTGGTTCTGTCCCTCATGTCATAGCAAAAAAGTGGTTC